Genomic segment of Arachis hypogaea cultivar Tifrunner chromosome 16, arahy.Tifrunner.gnm2.J5K5, whole genome shotgun sequence:
GAGGAGAAAAGGGAAGAAGGAATAATGGTGTTTGTGGACAAAAGGGGTGGTTCTTCTACTCCTCCACCCTTATGGAGGCTTCAGCTTCCATCTCACCACTCCAGAATCAACATTCAAGAATTCCTCAACTGCCCCACATCATCGTCACTCTCTGCCAGAGAGCTCTGTGCACAACTCTGGGAGACTCAGCCCTACCACATGGCACTACTTCCCCGCTGCCGCCGCAAGGGCAACACACTTCTTAAGCTTCCTAAACACTTTGCTGACCCTCCTGATAGCCCCTATCACCAGGTATAATCCCGACTACGCGAGTTTCTTTTTCTAGTCTTGTGCATGTTTTGATTCTTAGGGAGTTTGCTAGTTTCTTTTTCTACTCTTGGTGCATGATTTGCTGCTTAGTGAGTATGCTAGTTTCTTCGCATCCTTTTGTGTCATTCTTTTCTTATAACTATAATTGGAAATTTTAGTTTCACTTTTGAAATTGGAAACTTAGTTTTGGTTATTTATAACAATTGACTGGGTGAACTGAATTCGTAAATTTATAATTCAATCAGCTTTAGTGGAATTTGTTGATGCATTTTTAGACAAGTAATTGTATTATTCTTATGTTCCTCAATGAAGCCCAAATTAGAACGTAATTCGAAAAGACATGTCCAAGCATCACCTCTCAAGCACCGTAGATCAGTTGAAAGTAAGGGTTGTGCTCCTCAGCCAGTGTCCCCTGCAAGTTACTGTAACTCCGTGAAAGTAAGTATTATTATCTATGTTTAATTTTACATTGGAAGTAAGTATTATATATCTGTGTTTAATTTTTCCTTTATATTCTACATGTTCTGTTCTCTTTTATATCAGTGGTATCTCATTAGTGGTTTACTTGAGTTATAGGGAACATTATATgttaaaaagagaaatagattTATAACTGACTTTGTTGATTTGAGCTAACTTCAATCCTCAATTTATAAGCCATTATCATTATGGTATATAttaagtttgaattttttttgtttgcttaAAATAGGTGGCACCGTACAATCTTTCAGTAAATCCAACAAGTTCTGCGGAGTTAAGGGGTAAATGTGGCGACCCTAAAACATCAAGAGAGTTACTCAAAGTACTGAGCCGCATCTCGAGCCTTGAAGAACAGAATGCATCGAGTATGTCAGTGATAAAAGCCTTGAAAATGGAGCTAGATCTTTCTCAGGTACAGGTCAGAGAGTTACTACAAGAAAAGCGAATGAGTAAGCAGGAAATGGAGATCCTAATGAGGCAAATAGAAGAGGACAAGCTTGTGAGGAAGAACAATGAACATGAAAAAGTTAAAGCTACAGTTCAATCAATGAATgaagagatagaagaagaaaggaggttGAGACAGCATTCGGAAAGCGTTTGTCGAAAGCTCACAAGGGAGCTTTCGGAGATGAAGTCTTCACTGTCAAGTTGTCTCAGAGATCTTGAAAGAGAGCAAAAAGGTCGGATCCTATTGGAGAATCTGTGTGACGACTTTGCCAAAGGAATAAGAGACTATGAACGAGAAGCACGTTCTCTAACACAGAATAATGGCGCTGAGACGGGTCAGGTTAAAGGTGAAAATAACCTTGATAGGCTAATGCTTCATATTTCAGAGGCTTGGCTTGATGAGCGCAGGCAAACGAAGCAAGTCCAATCAGGAGGAAGAGATTCTGTTGTTGACAAGTTAGGTGTTGATATTGAAACATTTCTTCAAGCGAAAAGGTCGGTTGATTCAGGCAGATGCAGTAGCCACACCCCAAAAGAGATTCACCCATGCCTGCATTCACTGGATAATGCAGCAATGAGGAAACAGGTTCAGTCAGAAGAATGTGAATTGGCAACACAAGCTCAAAAGGAAACGATTGAAAAGCATGTTGGGAGCAGTTCTATATCATCAGAAGGTGATAAGGTTTATCCAGAGACAGAGAACATTTTCGGGGAGGGTTCAGTGGTTACAGGGAATTGTAGGCCTAAGCTGAGTGACATGTCTGAGTCTTGTTCTTCTTCCAAATTGCCAAAGGGAGTTAATGAGAACTCGCTGATGGCAAAACTGCTTGAAGCAAGATTACAGCCCCACAAACCTTCAATGTGAACTTTACATACAAtgctttttcagaaaacaatagATTTTAAAGCTTTTAGGAATGTACAGAGTATTTGTTATAAATCATAACCTTCTTTCTAGAATTAAAACAATTCGACAATATGATATACTCATTTGAGCAATTGATCAGCAATGCCAACTTTGCTTTCCGGTGCAAAGTTGACTCCAAATTTGTCAACATTGTGTGGAtttaattgttaattattaattaaatctgCCAATTAAACGGAGATGCTTGCACCGTACGCACAAGCACACgtcactaaataaaatataatattcgcAATTGAGTCTATCTGCATCGGATATGTTAAAAGGAAAGGATCAAAGCCGGCAATAATGTTGAAAATGGATTCAACGTTTGACAAttcttaatttattatataaagtcAAGCTCCAAGTGAGAAGCCCATAACCGCAGTTCCATTGAGAATAGCCACTGGGTAGTTGTGGTGTTTGTGTTGGAGCTCTCTTCGCTCCAAGTCCGAAAGGAGGTGATAACAGACCTTAGCGGCTACTTCATGGATACCTCTGCCTCCTTCTGTTGGGGTGCCATGCACAAGAGAAGTCAGAGGTTTGCATGAATTTGGTGATAAGGTCAATTGCCTTTAATCTTTTTGGTATTGGAGTGAAGGGAGCGCCACCGAACCATTAGCTTCGTGTATCTATGCATTAGGTACGTTGATTTATCAGCTAACCATAATCTACTTAGGCgaactaattgatttaattaacGTCATAACAACTAGGTTTCTTTGTCTAGTTTGTAACAGACAGCAAGCAACAGGTTTCACTAATCAAGTTTCGGTGCCAATTGATGTCTTAAAAGACGACGACATGATGACTACTTTTGGATGACAATTTCAAAAGGAAGCGACACACAAGATGCCATTGAAAACATGCCAAATACATAACCTCCAATGCCTCAAGGGTAATTACCATTCCATAGTGCCTTCTTTTTCAATGTAAAACCATCATTCTTTCAAAGGTGCTCTAGTTTTACTTAGCTTATTGTCATTTATGAAATTATATCACCAAATTATGTTAACCTATGTTTAGC
This window contains:
- the LOC112758401 gene encoding uncharacterized protein At5g41620 — encoded protein: MERGREEKREEGIMVFVDKRGGSSTPPPLWRLQLPSHHSRINIQEFLNCPTSSSLSARELCAQLWETQPYHMALLPRCRRKGNTLLKLPKHFADPPDSPYHQPKLERNSKRHVQASPLKHRRSVESKGCAPQPVSPASYCNSVKVAPYNLSVNPTSSAELRGKCGDPKTSRELLKVLSRISSLEEQNASSMSVIKALKMELDLSQVQVRELLQEKRMSKQEMEILMRQIEEDKLVRKNNEHEKVKATVQSMNEEIEEERRLRQHSESVCRKLTRELSEMKSSLSSCLRDLEREQKGRILLENLCDDFAKGIRDYEREARSLTQNNGAETGQVKGENNLDRLMLHISEAWLDERRQTKQVQSGGRDSVVDKLGVDIETFLQAKRSVDSGRCSSHTPKEIHPCLHSLDNAAMRKQVQSEECELATQAQKETIEKHVGSSSISSEGDKVYPETENIFGEGSVVTGNCRPKLSDMSESCSSSKLPKGVNENSLMAKLLEARLQPHKPSM